One stretch of Vibrio kanaloae DNA includes these proteins:
- a CDS encoding NAD(P)/FAD-dependent oxidoreductase, giving the protein MIRLTEIKLPLDHEESAIQDAIEAKLGINSDQVLSFNIFKRGYDARKKSKILLIYTLDVLVENEAELLEQFISDPHVKITPDMEYKFVAKAVENQTERPVVIGFGPCGLFAGLVLAQMGFNPIIVERGKEVRERTKDTFGFWRKRALNTESNVQFGEGGAGTFSDGKLYSQVKDPKHYGRKVIEEFVAAGAPEEILYVSKPHIGTFKLVTMIEKMRASIIELGGEIRFSTRVDDVHMEDGQITGLTLSNGEEINSRHVVLAVGHSARDTFEMLYDRGVYMEAKPFSVGFRIEHKQSMIDEARFGKNAGNPILGAADYKLVHHCKNGRTVYSFCMCPGGTVVAATSEEGRVVTNGMSQYSRAERNANSAIVVGIDPERDYPGDALAGIRLQRELESGAYVLGGENYDAPAQKIGDFLKGRDPSAIGEVQPSFTPGIHLTDISKALPDFAIEAIREAIPAFEKKIKGFSTPDGLLTGVETRTSSPVCIKRGKDYQSINLKGFFPAGEGAGYAGGILSAGIDGIKVAEALALSMAEQNQAEKVDIA; this is encoded by the coding sequence ATGATACGTTTAACCGAAATTAAACTCCCACTAGACCACGAAGAGTCTGCCATTCAAGACGCGATTGAAGCGAAGCTTGGTATTAACTCTGATCAGGTACTTTCTTTTAATATCTTTAAACGTGGCTACGATGCTCGTAAGAAATCGAAGATCCTACTGATCTACACGCTGGATGTTCTTGTTGAAAACGAAGCTGAGCTGCTAGAGCAATTCATCAGTGACCCGCACGTAAAAATCACTCCAGACATGGAATACAAATTCGTTGCTAAAGCCGTTGAAAACCAAACTGAGCGCCCTGTGGTTATCGGCTTTGGCCCTTGTGGTTTGTTCGCTGGCCTAGTGCTTGCTCAAATGGGCTTCAACCCAATTATCGTTGAACGTGGTAAAGAAGTTCGTGAACGTACGAAAGATACCTTTGGTTTCTGGCGTAAGCGCGCTCTGAACACAGAATCAAACGTACAGTTTGGTGAAGGCGGCGCAGGCACATTCTCGGACGGTAAGCTGTACAGCCAAGTTAAAGATCCAAAGCACTACGGCCGTAAAGTAATTGAAGAGTTCGTTGCTGCGGGTGCACCAGAAGAAATTCTATACGTAAGTAAGCCGCACATCGGTACCTTTAAACTGGTTACCATGATCGAAAAGATGCGCGCTTCTATCATTGAACTTGGTGGCGAAATCCGTTTCAGCACTCGTGTTGACGACGTTCATATGGAAGATGGTCAAATCACTGGCCTAACGCTTTCTAACGGTGAAGAGATCAACTCTCGTCACGTGGTATTGGCTGTTGGCCACAGTGCTCGTGACACGTTTGAAATGCTGTACGATCGTGGTGTTTACATGGAAGCGAAGCCTTTCTCTGTTGGTTTCCGTATCGAACACAAGCAATCGATGATCGATGAAGCTCGTTTCGGTAAGAACGCAGGCAACCCAATCCTTGGTGCGGCGGACTACAAACTGGTTCACCACTGTAAGAATGGCCGCACTGTATACAGCTTCTGTATGTGCCCAGGCGGTACTGTAGTTGCTGCAACGTCTGAAGAAGGCCGCGTTGTAACTAACGGCATGAGCCAATACTCTCGTGCAGAGCGTAACGCAAACAGCGCAATCGTTGTAGGTATCGACCCAGAACGTGATTACCCTGGTGATGCACTGGCTGGTATCCGTTTACAGCGTGAACTAGAAAGCGGCGCTTATGTTCTTGGCGGTGAAAACTACGATGCCCCAGCTCAGAAAATCGGTGACTTCTTGAAAGGTCGCGATCCAAGTGCAATCGGTGAAGTACAACCGTCATTCACGCCAGGTATCCACCTGACTGATATTTCAAAAGCGCTGCCTGATTTTGCTATCGAAGCGATTCGTGAAGCCATCCCAGCGTTCGAGAAGAAGATCAAAGGTTTCTCTACGCCGGACGGCCTATTAACAGGTGTTGAGACTCGCACGTCTTCTCCTGTATGTATCAAGCGTGGTAAAGACTACCAAAGCATCAACCTTAAGGGCTTCTTCCCTGCAGGTGAAGGCGCAGGCTACGCTGGCGGCATCCTGTCTGCTGGTATCGACGGCATTAAAGTCGCTGAAGCTTTAGCACTGTCTATGGCAGAACAGAACCAAGCTGAAAAGGTTGATATTGCTTAA
- the fdxA gene encoding ferredoxin FdxA encodes MAFVVGDNCIQCKYTDCVAVCPADAFHEGPNFMVINPIECIDCGLCVPECDAQAIFQEDELPEDQKIFIEVNAELAEIWPVQTEVAAPMDDAEKWNGVSDKLAMLEK; translated from the coding sequence ATGGCATTTGTCGTAGGCGATAATTGTATTCAATGTAAATACACAGACTGTGTGGCCGTGTGCCCCGCAGATGCGTTCCATGAAGGCCCGAATTTCATGGTAATTAACCCAATCGAGTGCATTGATTGTGGTTTATGTGTACCTGAATGTGATGCTCAAGCGATCTTCCAAGAAGATGAGCTGCCAGAAGATCAAAAGATCTTTATCGAAGTGAACGCAGAGCTCGCTGAGATTTGGCCTGTGCAAACGGAAGTAGCCGCACCGATGGATGACGCTGAAAAGTGGAATGGTGTGTCTGATAAGTTGGCAATGTTAGAAAAGTAA
- a CDS encoding RNA methyltransferase produces MISKNQLKLLRALGHKKQRKAHGLFLVQGEKNVLELFNSDLVVKNVFATADFLSENHASLIEFDCVEASLDDLTKASTLVSNNAAIAVVEIPTFELPEATGLMIALDGVSDPGNLGTIIRVADWYGIKHIVASSDCADPYNPKTISATMGSFGRVHVSQTNLPEYLEQASLPVYGAFLEGESIHKTDFTANGILLMGSESHGIREHAAKYVTDKITIPAFGDAESLNVAMATGIILDNMRRQHS; encoded by the coding sequence ATGATTTCAAAAAACCAATTAAAACTCCTTCGTGCTTTGGGTCACAAGAAACAACGTAAAGCCCACGGCCTGTTTCTAGTTCAAGGTGAAAAGAACGTTCTTGAGCTGTTCAATAGTGACTTAGTGGTGAAGAACGTCTTTGCTACTGCTGATTTCTTATCTGAAAATCATGCTTCACTGATTGAGTTTGATTGTGTTGAAGCCTCGCTGGATGACCTCACCAAAGCGAGCACTTTGGTAAGCAACAATGCCGCGATTGCGGTTGTTGAGATCCCAACGTTTGAACTACCAGAAGCAACAGGACTGATGATTGCGCTTGATGGCGTTTCAGACCCGGGCAACCTAGGTACGATTATTCGCGTGGCAGACTGGTATGGCATCAAGCATATCGTTGCAAGCAGCGATTGCGCAGACCCGTACAACCCTAAAACGATCAGTGCAACTATGGGTAGCTTTGGCCGAGTACACGTAAGCCAAACAAACTTACCTGAATACTTAGAGCAAGCGAGCCTGCCTGTTTACGGTGCGTTCTTAGAAGGTGAAAGCATTCATAAGACTGATTTCACTGCCAACGGCATTTTACTGATGGGTAGCGAGTCTCACGGTATCCGTGAACATGCGGCTAAATACGTGACTGACAAGATTACGATTCCAGCATTCGGTGATGCAGAGTCACTAAACGTAGCAATGGCGACAGGTATTATTCTCGACAACATGCGTCGTCAGCACAGCTAG
- a CDS encoding aldo/keto reductase, with product MTWGLQNTQQQADQQIEYALSQGINFIDTAEMYAVPPSPDTYGKTEAIIGNWLSRNPQRRQELIIASKIAGPGLPWVRDGGPITGEAVIAAVDASLKRLQTDYIDLYQLHWPNRTTPHFGKHIPNHIRFSDIDRKQHEAEMLEILQALASCIKAGKIRHVGLSDDTTWGINTYLKLSEKHDLPRMVSIQNEFSLLHAKDWPYLIENCVHEDVAYLPWSPLAAGMLSGKYIDGARPKGSRWTYMQRKGIFRDTESANEAVKGYVEVANAHGFTPSQLALAWCNQVDGVTSTIIGATTMEQLKENVAAFSKPLSEEILTDINTVFKRYPAPY from the coding sequence ATGACTTGGGGGCTACAAAATACGCAACAGCAAGCCGACCAACAGATCGAATACGCATTAAGCCAAGGTATTAACTTTATCGATACGGCAGAGATGTACGCGGTTCCACCTTCTCCAGATACCTATGGCAAAACAGAAGCAATCATTGGTAACTGGTTATCGCGTAACCCACAGCGTCGTCAAGAGTTGATCATTGCGAGCAAAATTGCCGGGCCAGGGCTTCCTTGGGTTCGAGATGGTGGCCCGATAACCGGTGAAGCCGTGATCGCAGCCGTTGATGCATCATTAAAACGCCTTCAAACAGACTATATCGACCTTTATCAACTTCATTGGCCAAATCGCACCACACCTCACTTTGGCAAACATATCCCAAATCACATTCGATTCAGCGATATCGACCGAAAACAGCATGAAGCGGAGATGTTGGAGATCCTACAAGCATTAGCGAGCTGTATTAAAGCGGGTAAGATCCGCCATGTCGGTCTTTCAGATGACACCACTTGGGGCATTAACACGTATCTTAAGCTAAGTGAAAAACATGATTTGCCACGAATGGTCTCGATTCAGAATGAATTCAGCCTACTGCACGCGAAAGATTGGCCATATTTAATTGAGAACTGTGTGCATGAAGACGTCGCTTACCTGCCGTGGTCACCTTTAGCCGCAGGTATGTTGAGTGGAAAGTACATTGATGGCGCAAGACCAAAAGGTAGCCGCTGGACATACATGCAGCGTAAAGGCATTTTCCGTGATACTGAATCTGCCAATGAAGCGGTTAAAGGCTATGTTGAAGTGGCAAACGCTCACGGGTTCACTCCGAGCCAGCTTGCATTAGCGTGGTGTAATCAAGTCGACGGTGTTACCTCGACCATTATTGGTGCAACCACGATGGAACAGCTTAAAGAAAACGTAGCCGCTTTCAGTAAGCCGCTTTCAGAAGAGATCCTCACCGATATCAACACCGTGTTTAAGCGCTACCCTGCCCCATATTAA
- the pepT gene encoding peptidase T, whose protein sequence is MEKLVERFLNYVTFDTKSDPSHPLCPSSPGQTTFAEALKSELNELELANISLDENGYLMAKLPSNVDYPVPAIGFVAHMDTAPDASGANVKPQVIKDYQGGSIELGASGECLTPSQYPDLDALHGHDLITTDGTTLLGADNKAGIAEIISAIAYLKANPDIKHGDICIGFTPDEEIGRGANLFDVEQFGAEWAYTIDGGPVGEFEFENFNATSADVICHGVNVHPGTAKGKMVNSMNIAAQFQLMMPTQETPECTEGYEGFYHLKSAEMGVARSELGYIIRDFERDGVEARKIFMQQKVDELNERLEKGRVELVLTDGYFNMKEMVEPHQHIIELAKQAMIECDVEPMIKPIRGGTDGARLSFMGLPCPNIFTGGYNFHGIHEFITIQGMEQAVKVIVELSQRTALYYQK, encoded by the coding sequence ATGGAAAAGCTTGTCGAACGCTTTCTGAATTACGTTACTTTTGATACCAAATCCGATCCCTCTCATCCGCTATGTCCAAGTTCGCCGGGTCAAACCACGTTTGCTGAAGCCTTAAAGTCAGAATTGAATGAATTAGAGTTAGCTAACATTTCTTTAGATGAAAATGGCTATTTGATGGCGAAACTGCCATCGAATGTCGATTACCCAGTGCCAGCGATTGGTTTTGTGGCGCACATGGATACCGCTCCTGATGCTTCTGGTGCGAACGTGAAACCGCAGGTGATTAAAGATTACCAAGGCGGATCCATTGAACTAGGAGCAAGTGGTGAGTGCTTAACCCCGAGCCAATACCCAGACCTCGATGCTCTGCACGGTCATGACCTGATCACGACCGATGGTACGACTCTGCTTGGTGCCGATAACAAAGCGGGCATCGCTGAAATCATCAGCGCGATTGCTTACCTGAAAGCGAATCCAGACATCAAACATGGCGATATTTGTATTGGATTCACGCCAGACGAAGAGATTGGCCGCGGTGCGAACCTGTTTGACGTTGAACAATTTGGCGCCGAGTGGGCGTACACCATCGACGGTGGGCCAGTAGGGGAATTTGAATTTGAGAACTTCAATGCCACGAGCGCTGACGTTATCTGTCATGGCGTGAACGTTCACCCGGGTACCGCAAAAGGTAAAATGGTGAACTCGATGAATATAGCGGCGCAATTCCAACTGATGATGCCAACGCAAGAAACACCAGAATGCACCGAAGGTTATGAAGGTTTTTATCATCTGAAATCGGCTGAAATGGGCGTGGCTCGCTCTGAACTGGGTTACATCATCCGTGATTTTGAGCGTGATGGCGTAGAAGCGCGTAAGATATTCATGCAGCAGAAAGTGGATGAACTGAACGAGCGTCTTGAGAAAGGTCGTGTCGAGTTAGTGCTAACAGACGGCTACTTTAATATGAAAGAGATGGTTGAGCCGCATCAACATATTATTGAGTTGGCGAAGCAAGCAATGATTGAGTGCGATGTTGAGCCAATGATCAAGCCTATTCGAGGCGGTACAGACGGTGCTCGCCTATCATTCATGGGTTTACCCTGCCCGAATATCTTTACTGGCGGTTATAACTTCCACGGTATTCATGAGTTCATTACCATTCAAGGTATGGAACAGGCAGTGAAAGTGATTGTTGAGCTGTCTCAACGTACTGCTTTGTACTACCAAAAATAG
- a CDS encoding DM13 domain-containing protein, producing the protein MKKLVLLCTHLAVGVVGFGLGVYALPILIEPDSPSSSSVEAISQQAIYTGEFSKDRQDSDFLHWGVGIVSVSESAIAFEGELAPGPDYKVYLSPKFIETEQAFNDSKSELLKVGDVKTFDRFMVELPEGVDFNRFNTVVIWCETFGQFITSAKIK; encoded by the coding sequence ATGAAAAAGTTAGTTTTACTTTGCACCCACCTAGCCGTGGGTGTTGTTGGTTTTGGGCTTGGTGTTTACGCCTTACCTATCTTAATTGAGCCTGATTCTCCATCTTCGAGTTCAGTTGAAGCTATCTCACAACAAGCTATTTATACGGGCGAATTTAGCAAAGATCGCCAAGACAGTGATTTCTTGCATTGGGGAGTGGGCATCGTCTCGGTGTCTGAAAGTGCGATTGCGTTTGAAGGCGAATTGGCTCCGGGACCTGACTACAAGGTTTATCTCTCACCTAAGTTTATTGAAACTGAGCAAGCCTTCAATGACAGCAAGAGTGAGTTACTTAAAGTCGGAGATGTGAAAACATTCGACCGATTTATGGTTGAGCTTCCCGAAGGTGTTGATTTTAATAGATTTAATACCGTAGTGATTTGGTGTGAAACTTTTGGCCAGTTTATTACTTCTGCCA